The proteins below are encoded in one region of Mycobacterium pseudokansasii:
- a CDS encoding OsmC family protein produces the protein MIAATRQAVTADRANGRVVFQASATAHDAVASTVSLGQYQVEIDEPPPLGGESKAPNPVEYYLASLLSCQIVTWRFWAERLGIAVDDITAHAEGDLDVQGFFGFDDTVRSGFQEVRVVISVTGPETPERYRELQQAVDQHCPVLDLTRNATPVTTRVQLS, from the coding sequence ATCATCGCCGCCACCCGGCAGGCGGTAACCGCCGACCGGGCAAACGGGCGGGTGGTATTCCAGGCTTCAGCCACCGCTCACGACGCGGTGGCCAGCACGGTAAGCCTCGGCCAGTATCAGGTCGAAATCGACGAGCCGCCACCCCTCGGCGGTGAGAGCAAGGCCCCGAACCCCGTTGAGTACTACCTGGCTTCGCTGCTCTCCTGCCAAATCGTCACCTGGCGCTTCTGGGCGGAAAGGCTTGGGATCGCGGTCGACGACATCACCGCGCATGCCGAAGGTGATCTCGACGTGCAGGGCTTCTTCGGATTCGACGACACCGTCCGCTCCGGCTTCCAGGAGGTCCGCGTGGTGATCAGCGTGACCGGGCCCGAGACGCCGGAACGCTACCGCGAATTGCAGCAGGCAGTCGACCAGCACTGCCCGGTGCTGGATCTGACCCGCAATGCCACTCCGGTGACCACCCGAGTGCAGCTCAGTTGA
- a CDS encoding putative quinol monooxygenase: protein MIFIVVKFETKPEWSQRWPDLVAPFTAATRAEAGNLWFEWSRSLDNPAEYVLVEAFRDGDAGAAHVNSDHFKQAMQQLPQALASTPKIISQTIDATGWSAMGEMSVG from the coding sequence ATGATCTTCATCGTCGTCAAGTTCGAAACCAAACCCGAGTGGAGCCAACGCTGGCCGGATCTGGTGGCGCCGTTCACCGCGGCCACCCGCGCCGAAGCGGGCAACCTGTGGTTCGAGTGGTCGCGCAGCCTGGACAACCCGGCCGAATACGTTCTGGTCGAAGCCTTCCGTGACGGTGATGCCGGCGCGGCCCACGTCAACAGCGATCACTTCAAGCAGGCCATGCAGCAGTTGCCGCAGGCGTTGGCGTCCACGCCAAAGATCATCAGCCAGACGATCGACGCCACCGGGTGGTCGGCGATGGGGGAGATGTCGGTGGGCTAG
- a CDS encoding lipid droplet-associated protein, with translation MATAPYGVRLLVGAATVAVEETIKLPRTILMYPMTLISQAAHLVMRFQQNLAELVIKGDSTLETLFPPKDEQPEWATFDEDQLDAAEGWDGSFTALPGPDAAGADRRSAGRFALYSVSDPDESRAADSPTKPMPARQPKPPKTSSPNSAVPAPTIASELDYPSLTLAQLRARLQSLDVNDLEALLAYEQATKARAPFQTLLANRITRATAK, from the coding sequence ATGGCTACTGCACCGTATGGGGTTCGGCTACTGGTCGGCGCGGCGACAGTCGCCGTCGAGGAGACGATCAAACTGCCGCGCACCATTCTCATGTACCCGATGACGCTGATCAGTCAGGCCGCGCACCTGGTCATGCGGTTCCAACAGAACCTTGCCGAGCTGGTCATCAAGGGCGACAGCACGCTGGAGACGCTGTTCCCGCCGAAGGACGAGCAGCCGGAATGGGCGACCTTCGACGAGGACCAGCTCGACGCCGCGGAGGGCTGGGACGGGTCGTTCACGGCGTTGCCGGGTCCCGACGCCGCTGGCGCCGACCGCCGGTCCGCGGGACGGTTCGCCCTGTATTCGGTATCCGACCCGGATGAGTCCAGGGCCGCCGATTCCCCGACCAAGCCGATGCCTGCCAGGCAACCCAAGCCGCCGAAGACATCGTCGCCGAATTCAGCGGTCCCGGCACCTACGATCGCGAGTGAACTCGACTATCCGTCGCTGACGCTGGCCCAACTGCGGGCCCGGCTGCAATCGCTGGATGTCAACGACCTCGAAGCCCTGCTGGCCTACGAGCAGGCCACCAAGGCGCGCGCCCCGTTCCAGACGCTGCTGGCCAACAGGATCACCCGCGCGACCGCCAAGTGA
- the ychF gene encoding redox-regulated ATPase YchF has product MSLSLGIVGLPNVGKSTLFNALTRNDVVAANYPFATIEPNEGVVSLPDPRLDKLGELFGSERIVPAPVTFVDIAGLVKGASEGAGLGNKFLAHIRECDAICQVVRVFADDDVTHVAGRVDPQSDIEVVETELILADLQTLDRALPRLEKEARTTKERKPVYDTAVAARQLLNGGTTLFGAGVDAAVLRELNLLTTKPFLYVFNADEAVLTDSARVAELRALVAPADAVFLDAAIESELAELDDESAAELLESIGQTERGLDALARAGFHTLKLQTFLTAGPKESRAWVIHQGDTAPKAAGVIHSDFEKGFIKAEIVSYDDLVAAGSMAAAKAAGKVRIEGKDYVMADGDVVEFRFQAASGQQKKQ; this is encoded by the coding sequence GTGAGCCTGAGCCTGGGAATCGTGGGTCTGCCCAATGTCGGAAAGTCGACCCTTTTCAACGCGCTGACCCGCAACGACGTGGTGGCGGCCAACTATCCTTTCGCGACCATCGAGCCCAACGAGGGTGTCGTTTCGTTGCCGGATCCGCGCCTGGACAAGCTGGGGGAGCTTTTCGGATCCGAGCGCATCGTTCCCGCGCCGGTGACGTTCGTCGATATCGCCGGCCTGGTCAAAGGGGCCTCGGAGGGGGCCGGCCTGGGCAACAAGTTCCTCGCGCACATCCGCGAATGCGACGCCATCTGTCAGGTGGTGCGGGTGTTCGCCGACGACGACGTGACCCACGTGGCCGGCAGGGTCGACCCGCAGTCCGACATCGAGGTCGTTGAAACCGAGCTGATCCTGGCCGACCTGCAGACTCTCGACCGTGCCCTGCCGAGGCTGGAGAAGGAAGCTCGCACCACCAAGGAGCGCAAGCCGGTGTACGACACGGCAGTGGCCGCCCGGCAGCTGCTCAACGGCGGCACAACGCTGTTCGGCGCCGGTGTGGACGCCGCGGTGCTTCGCGAGCTGAACCTGCTGACCACCAAACCGTTCCTGTACGTGTTCAACGCCGACGAGGCGGTCCTGACCGATTCCGCCCGGGTCGCCGAGCTTCGTGCGCTGGTCGCGCCCGCAGACGCCGTCTTCTTGGACGCCGCCATCGAATCGGAGCTGGCCGAACTCGACGACGAGTCGGCCGCCGAGCTGCTGGAGTCGATCGGGCAGACCGAACGCGGCCTCGACGCGCTGGCTCGGGCCGGGTTTCACACCCTGAAGCTGCAGACCTTTCTGACCGCCGGCCCCAAGGAATCGCGGGCGTGGGTGATCCATCAGGGCGACACCGCGCCCAAAGCGGCGGGGGTGATCCATTCCGACTTCGAAAAGGGCTTCATCAAGGCCGAGATTGTGTCCTATGACGATCTGGTGGCCGCCGGGTCCATGGCGGCGGCCAAGGCGGCCGGCAAGGTCCGGATCGAAGGCAAGGATTACGTGATGGCCGACGGCGACGTGGTGGAGTTCCGCTTCCAAGCGGCGTCTGGTCAGCAGAAGAAGCAGTAA
- a CDS encoding FAD-dependent oxidoreductase produces the protein MSPDRAGLRFVVIGAGMAGVLVAIKLREAGFTDVAVYEKADRLGGTWRENTYPGIACDVPAHLYTYSFAPNPEWSHAFAPGPEILAYFEAVARRYGVDELIRYGREVRRLEHDGSLWRMARRRRRSAGLGHRRTRECGGRSRRRVAHQSWPGGGAVAPRDCVAGAPALGC, from the coding sequence GTGAGTCCGGATCGGGCTGGCCTGCGCTTCGTCGTCATCGGCGCCGGAATGGCCGGAGTGCTGGTCGCCATCAAGCTGCGCGAGGCCGGCTTCACCGACGTCGCGGTGTATGAGAAAGCGGACCGGCTGGGCGGAACCTGGCGGGAGAACACCTACCCCGGGATCGCCTGCGATGTGCCGGCACACCTGTACACCTACAGCTTCGCGCCGAATCCGGAATGGAGCCACGCGTTCGCACCCGGCCCCGAGATTCTCGCGTACTTCGAGGCCGTGGCCCGCCGCTATGGCGTCGACGAGTTGATCCGCTACGGCCGTGAGGTCCGCCGCCTCGAGCACGACGGTAGCCTTTGGCGCATGGCCCGAAGACGACGCCGATCGGCTGGACTGGGCCATCGACGGACACGAGAATGTGGTGGCCGAAGTCGCCGCCGCGTTGCGCATCAGTCGTGGCCGGGCGGCGGGGCGGTTGCGCCACGCGATTGCGTTGCGGGAGCGCCTGCCCTGGGTTGCTGA
- a CDS encoding DUF6542 domain-containing protein: protein MSARRTSSAVEPSHRSIVPSIPGVPWWAAVLIAVTATAVGYAFDAGHKELTHVFIGFYVAGCVAAVLAVRQSGLFTAVIQPPLILFFAVPGAYWLFHGGKIGKFKDLLINCGYPLIERFPHMLGTAGGVLLIGLIRWYFGMTQRTTTAGKADDATTTTARRKSAISGLAAKLSGWLSPGDSTEEAPDPGSQPAHATGRTSRSGRTARSSRTTARRTDRTRSRHARSAAGDDQPDPAAERPRRRPAPARDYRDYDAADPPPRSRRRPRPQDDPDLRAQPPRETRRDPHTRRNPYERPAPRSSRFDPYSAYEPAEPAEPSNRYERRGTRYEPYEPPRRRSAPGGPTGANPTHHPISQVRYRGSAPYDELRDKPRDEPPPERRNRSRTPRRPQPDREYDA from the coding sequence GTGTCAGCGCGGCGGACGAGTTCAGCGGTGGAGCCAAGTCACCGCTCCATCGTCCCCAGCATCCCCGGAGTGCCCTGGTGGGCGGCCGTGCTGATAGCCGTCACAGCTACCGCAGTGGGGTACGCGTTCGATGCCGGCCACAAAGAGTTGACGCACGTCTTCATCGGCTTCTACGTCGCCGGTTGCGTGGCGGCGGTGCTGGCCGTGCGCCAGTCGGGCTTGTTCACCGCGGTCATCCAGCCGCCGCTGATCCTTTTCTTCGCGGTGCCCGGCGCCTACTGGCTGTTCCACGGGGGCAAGATCGGCAAATTCAAAGATCTGCTGATCAATTGCGGTTATCCGCTGATCGAGCGCTTCCCGCACATGCTTGGTACCGCCGGTGGCGTGCTGCTGATCGGTCTGATCCGGTGGTACTTCGGCATGACCCAGCGCACGACCACAGCCGGGAAAGCCGATGACGCCACGACGACAACCGCCCGGCGAAAGTCTGCGATCAGCGGTCTCGCCGCCAAACTCAGCGGATGGCTCTCCCCCGGCGACAGCACCGAGGAAGCTCCCGACCCGGGCTCACAGCCGGCCCACGCGACCGGCCGTACGTCCCGGAGCGGCCGGACCGCCCGGAGCAGTCGAACTACCGCCCGGCGCACCGATCGGACCCGTTCCCGGCATGCCCGATCCGCGGCGGGAGATGATCAGCCCGATCCGGCCGCCGAACGTCCGCGCCGGCGTCCGGCGCCGGCACGCGATTACCGCGATTACGACGCCGCCGACCCGCCGCCTCGATCACGCCGCCGGCCCCGGCCACAAGACGATCCCGACCTGCGCGCCCAGCCGCCACGGGAGACGCGCCGAGATCCGCACACCCGCCGCAATCCGTACGAACGGCCCGCCCCACGCAGCAGCCGCTTCGATCCCTACAGCGCCTACGAGCCGGCCGAGCCGGCCGAGCCGTCCAACCGGTACGAACGGCGGGGGACCCGGTACGAGCCCTACGAGCCGCCCCGCCGGCGCTCCGCCCCGGGCGGGCCAACCGGCGCCAACCCGACCCACCACCCGATCTCGCAGGTCCGTTACCGCGGCTCGGCTCCCTATGACGAGCTGCGTGACAAGCCGCGCGACGAGCCGCCACCTGAGCGCCGGAATCGCTCCCGCACACCGCGCAGACCCCAGCCCGACCGGGAATACGACGCATAA
- a CDS encoding exodeoxyribonuclease VII small subunit: MAADENDENHDVTGSITPISQLGYEACRDELIEVVRLLEQGGLDLDTSLKLWERGEQLAKRCEEHLAGARQRVTDALAAGAAADD; encoded by the coding sequence ATGGCGGCTGACGAAAACGACGAAAATCACGACGTGACCGGCTCTATTACACCTATTAGTCAGCTCGGCTATGAAGCCTGCCGGGATGAACTGATCGAGGTGGTGCGGCTTCTGGAACAGGGCGGCCTGGATCTCGATACGTCGCTGAAGCTCTGGGAAAGGGGCGAGCAACTCGCCAAAAGGTGTGAGGAGCACTTAGCTGGCGCTCGGCAACGGGTAACCGATGCGCTGGCGGCCGGCGCGGCTGCGGACGACTAG
- a CDS encoding HNH endonuclease signature motif containing protein, producing the protein MAEVAAALRISRGRAAGRLRHAIALRERLPWVAEVFARGDIDFRLIAAVVYRTGLVDDPELIAELDAALARHASRWMRLSAPKLVERIDMWVARFDPAGLRVPGGRTEDRYVEFGPTHPGLAGMFAQLHATDGAALDRRLDALADTVCGDDPRTKDQRRADALAALAAGSEVLRCQCGASDCPAAQRRPATSVVIHVLAEQAAVDGDSQALSYLPGFGPLTSALLRDLAGHARSKPLPIPQARPEAGYRPSAALAEFIRFRDLTCRFPGCDQPAQVCDIDHTVPYPRGLTHPSNCKLLCRYHHLLKTFYSGWQDRQEPDGTVIWTSPTGHEYTTEPLGAQLFPALGMPTGILAPPPAVPPPGDKRGLMMPTRRRTRAQERAARISRERGINHARMAADPPPF; encoded by the coding sequence GTGGCCGAAGTCGCCGCCGCGTTGCGCATCAGTCGTGGCCGGGCGGCGGGGCGGTTGCGCCACGCGATTGCGTTGCGGGAGCGCCTGCCCTGGGTTGCTGAGGTCTTCGCGCGCGGCGATATTGACTTCCGGTTGATCGCTGCGGTGGTTTACCGCACTGGGCTGGTCGACGACCCCGAGCTGATCGCGGAATTGGACGCCGCGCTGGCCCGGCACGCCTCGCGATGGATGCGACTGTCGGCACCGAAATTGGTTGAGCGCATTGATATGTGGGTTGCGCGATTTGATCCGGCTGGTTTGCGCGTGCCGGGAGGGCGCACCGAGGACCGTTACGTCGAGTTCGGTCCGACACATCCAGGGCTGGCCGGAATGTTCGCGCAGCTGCACGCTACCGACGGGGCCGCGCTGGATCGCAGGCTTGACGCATTGGCCGATACGGTCTGCGGGGACGACCCGCGCACCAAGGACCAACGCCGTGCCGATGCCCTGGCAGCCCTCGCTGCCGGATCGGAGGTCTTACGGTGCCAGTGTGGGGCTTCGGATTGCCCAGCGGCACAACGACGCCCGGCCACGAGCGTGGTGATTCATGTACTGGCTGAGCAGGCTGCCGTCGACGGCGATTCGCAGGCGTTGTCCTATCTGCCGGGGTTCGGCCCGCTAACGTCGGCTTTGCTGCGGGATTTGGCCGGTCATGCCAGGAGCAAGCCCTTGCCGATACCGCAGGCTCGTCCGGAAGCCGGATATCGGCCCTCTGCGGCATTGGCTGAATTCATCCGTTTCCGGGATCTTACGTGCCGCTTTCCCGGGTGCGATCAGCCGGCGCAGGTGTGCGACATCGACCACACCGTGCCCTATCCGCGAGGTCTGACTCATCCGTCGAACTGCAAGCTGCTGTGCCGCTACCACCATTTGCTGAAGACCTTCTACAGCGGGTGGCAAGACCGTCAAGAACCGGACGGAACCGTGATTTGGACTTCGCCGACCGGTCATGAGTACACAACCGAACCTCTTGGCGCCCAGCTCTTTCCCGCACTAGGAATGCCGACGGGCATACTGGCACCGCCTCCGGCTGTGCCGCCGCCGGGGGACAAGCGCGGACTGATGATGCCAACTCGCCGCCGAACCCGTGCCCAGGAACGGGCCGCGCGGATCAGCCGGGAGCGCGGCATCAACCACGCCCGGATGGCGGCTGACCCGCCGCCCTTCTAG
- a CDS encoding 3-beta-hydroxysteroid dehydrogenase encodes MLRRMGDASLTTELGRVLVTGGSGFVGANLVTTLLERGYQVRSFDRAPSPLPPHPKLEVLQGDITDAATCATAVDGIDTIFHTAAIIELMGGASVTDEYRKRSFAVNVGGTENLVHGGQRAGVKRFVYTSSNSVVMGGQNIAGGDETMPYTSRFNDLYTETKVAAEQFVLSQNGIDGMLTCAIRPSGIWGRGDQTMFRKLFESVVKGQVKVLVGRKSARLDNSYVDNLIHGFILAAQHLVPGGTAPGQAYFINDAEPINMFEFARPVVTACGESWPRIRVSGRLVRDAMSAWQWLHFRFGLPKPPLEPLAVERLYLDNYFSIAKAQRDLGYRPLFTTEQATAECLPYYKDLFEQVKAAAKPHLVSVVDAAPPE; translated from the coding sequence ATGCTTCGCCGCATGGGTGATGCATCGTTGACAACTGAACTCGGCCGCGTCCTGGTAACCGGCGGCTCAGGCTTCGTCGGGGCCAACCTGGTTACCACGCTGCTCGAGCGGGGATACCAGGTGCGTTCCTTCGACCGCGCGCCGTCGCCGCTACCCCCGCACCCGAAGCTCGAGGTGCTGCAGGGTGATATCACCGACGCGGCCACCTGCGCCACGGCAGTCGACGGCATCGACACGATTTTCCACACCGCGGCGATCATCGAGCTGATGGGCGGCGCATCGGTGACCGACGAATACCGGAAGCGCAGCTTCGCGGTCAACGTCGGCGGCACCGAGAACCTGGTGCACGGGGGGCAGCGGGCGGGGGTGAAGCGGTTCGTCTACACCTCCTCCAACAGCGTGGTGATGGGCGGCCAGAACATCGCCGGCGGCGACGAGACCATGCCCTACACCAGCCGGTTCAATGACCTGTACACCGAGACCAAGGTGGCTGCCGAGCAATTCGTGTTGTCGCAGAACGGTATTGACGGCATGCTCACCTGCGCCATCCGGCCCAGCGGCATCTGGGGCCGCGGCGACCAGACGATGTTCCGCAAGCTGTTCGAAAGCGTGGTCAAGGGCCAGGTGAAGGTGTTGGTCGGCCGAAAATCGGCGCGGCTCGACAACTCCTACGTGGACAACCTGATCCACGGATTCATTCTCGCCGCGCAGCATTTGGTGCCCGGGGGAACCGCACCCGGGCAGGCGTACTTCATCAACGACGCCGAACCCATCAACATGTTCGAGTTCGCCCGGCCGGTGGTCACGGCCTGTGGCGAAAGTTGGCCGCGGATAAGAGTTTCCGGCCGCTTGGTGCGCGACGCCATGTCAGCGTGGCAGTGGCTGCACTTCCGGTTCGGGCTGCCGAAGCCGCCGCTGGAACCCCTTGCGGTGGAGCGGCTTTACCTCGACAACTACTTTTCGATCGCCAAGGCGCAGCGTGATCTGGGCTACCGTCCGCTGTTTACCACCGAGCAGGCCACAGCCGAATGCCTGCCCTACTACAAGGACCTTTTCGAGCAGGTCAAGGCGGCAGCCAAACCCCATCTGGTGTCTGTCGTCGACGCGGCACCACCGGAGTAG
- the xseA gene encoding exodeoxyribonuclease VII large subunit, whose translation MTRASDANSAENPFPVRAVAIRVASWIDRLGTVWVEGQLAQITMRPNSKTVFMVLRDPAADMSLNVTCPRDLVLGAPVKLTEGTQVVVCGKPSFYTGRGTFSLRLSEIRAVGIGELLARIERLRRLLDAEGLFDPRLKRPIPFLPNMIGLITGRASAAERDVTSVATARWPGVRFAVRNTAVQGPNAVVQIVEALRELDRHLEVDVIVLARGGGSVEDLLPFSDETLCRAISACRTPVISAVGHEPDNPICDLVADLRAATPTDAAKRVVPDTAAEQRLIVDLRRRSAQALRNWVSREERALAHLRSRPVLADPLKSLTVRAEEVQRARSALRRDVHRLIAAETERVGHLSARLSTLGPAATLARGYAVVQRLSAAGQPAGVLRSVYDAPAGTRLRVRVADGAIAALSEGHTDGG comes from the coding sequence GTGACCCGAGCTTCCGACGCAAACTCGGCCGAGAATCCGTTCCCGGTACGCGCGGTAGCCATCCGGGTCGCGAGCTGGATCGATCGGCTGGGCACGGTCTGGGTCGAGGGGCAGCTGGCCCAGATCACGATGCGGCCCAACTCCAAGACGGTATTCATGGTGCTGCGTGACCCCGCGGCCGACATGTCGCTGAACGTCACCTGCCCGCGCGACCTGGTGCTGGGCGCGCCGGTGAAATTGACCGAGGGTACCCAGGTGGTGGTCTGCGGCAAGCCGTCGTTCTACACCGGGCGCGGCACGTTCTCGTTGCGGCTCAGTGAGATTCGGGCCGTCGGCATCGGCGAGCTGCTGGCCCGCATCGAACGGCTACGGCGGCTGCTGGACGCCGAAGGCCTCTTCGATCCGCGGCTCAAGCGCCCAATCCCCTTCTTGCCCAACATGATCGGCCTGATCACCGGTCGGGCGAGCGCGGCCGAGCGCGACGTCACGTCGGTGGCCACCGCGCGCTGGCCCGGCGTGCGGTTCGCCGTGCGCAACACCGCCGTGCAGGGGCCCAACGCCGTCGTGCAGATCGTCGAGGCGCTGCGCGAGCTGGATCGCCACCTCGAGGTCGATGTGATCGTGCTGGCCCGCGGCGGCGGCAGCGTCGAGGACCTGCTGCCGTTCTCCGACGAGACGCTGTGCCGCGCCATCTCGGCCTGCCGCACACCGGTGATCAGCGCGGTCGGTCACGAACCCGACAACCCGATCTGCGACCTGGTCGCCGATCTGCGGGCCGCCACCCCTACCGACGCGGCCAAGAGAGTCGTTCCCGATACCGCCGCCGAGCAGCGGTTGATCGTCGACCTGCGCCGGCGCAGCGCCCAAGCGCTGCGCAACTGGGTGTCTCGCGAGGAACGGGCACTGGCCCACCTGCGCAGCCGCCCGGTGCTGGCCGATCCGCTGAAGTCGTTGACGGTGCGCGCCGAGGAGGTCCAGCGGGCCCGGTCGGCGCTTCGCCGCGACGTCCACCGGTTGATCGCCGCCGAGACCGAACGAGTCGGCCACCTTTCGGCCCGACTGAGCACGCTAGGGCCGGCGGCCACGCTTGCCCGCGGCTATGCCGTGGTGCAGCGGCTTTCGGCCGCCGGACAACCGGCCGGGGTGCTGCGGTCGGTCTACGACGCGCCGGCGGGCACCAGGCTACGGGTCCGGGTTGCCGACGGCGCCATTGCGGCGCTCAGCGAAGGACATACCGATGGCGGCTGA
- a CDS encoding zinc-dependent alcohol dehydrogenase: MSAGATTSRALVLEAPRRLVVRELAVPEVGADDALVRVEACGLCGTDHEQYTGELSGGFAFVPGHETVGIIEAIGSKAARRWGVAAGDRVAVEVFQSCRQCANCLAGEYRRCARHGLADMYGFIPVDHAPGLWGGYAEYQYLAPDSMVLPVPAGLTPAVATLFNPLGAGIRWGTTVPGTGAGDVVAVLGPGVRGLCAAVAAKEAGAAFVMLTGLGPRDADRLALAPEFGVDLAVDVATDDPVAALHNATGGLADVVVDVTAKAPAAFAQAIALARPAGTVVVAGTRGAVAGVPGFSPDLVVFKELRILGALGVDVVAYRAALALLASGRYPFESLPRCCVRLEDAEDLLATMAGERAGLPPVHAVITP; this comes from the coding sequence ATGAGCGCGGGCGCCACGACGTCACGAGCGCTGGTCCTGGAGGCGCCGCGCCGCCTGGTTGTCCGGGAGCTTGCGGTGCCGGAGGTCGGCGCTGACGACGCGCTGGTGCGGGTGGAAGCCTGCGGATTGTGCGGCACCGACCACGAGCAATACACCGGAGAGCTCAGCGGTGGCTTCGCGTTCGTTCCCGGTCACGAAACCGTGGGGATCATCGAGGCGATCGGGTCTAAAGCGGCCCGGCGCTGGGGAGTTGCCGCCGGCGACCGGGTGGCGGTCGAGGTGTTCCAGTCGTGCCGTCAGTGCGCGAACTGCCTCGCCGGTGAGTACCGCCGCTGTGCACGCCACGGCCTGGCCGACATGTACGGCTTCATCCCGGTCGACCATGCGCCGGGCCTGTGGGGCGGCTACGCCGAATACCAATACCTGGCGCCCGACTCGATGGTGTTGCCGGTGCCGGCCGGTCTTACTCCCGCGGTGGCCACCTTGTTCAATCCGCTGGGAGCCGGAATACGTTGGGGTACAACGGTTCCAGGAACGGGTGCGGGTGACGTGGTCGCGGTGCTCGGACCGGGTGTCCGTGGACTGTGCGCCGCGGTGGCGGCCAAGGAAGCCGGCGCGGCATTCGTCATGCTGACCGGGCTGGGTCCCCGCGACGCCGACCGGCTGGCACTGGCTCCCGAGTTCGGCGTGGACCTCGCCGTCGACGTCGCGACGGACGACCCGGTGGCGGCGCTGCATAATGCGACAGGTGGGCTGGCCGACGTCGTCGTCGACGTCACCGCCAAGGCGCCGGCAGCGTTCGCACAGGCGATCGCGCTCGCGCGGCCCGCCGGAACGGTCGTGGTCGCGGGCACCAGAGGCGCCGTCGCCGGGGTTCCCGGATTCTCGCCGGACCTGGTGGTGTTCAAGGAGCTGCGCATCCTCGGCGCGCTCGGGGTGGACGTCGTCGCCTACCGGGCTGCGCTGGCGCTGCTGGCATCGGGGCGCTACCCGTTCGAGAGCCTGCCACGATGCTGCGTGCGACTCGAGGACGCCGAGGACCTGCTCGCCACCATGGCCGGTGAGCGTGCCGGTCTGCCGCCCGTGCACGCAGTGATCACCCCGTGA
- a CDS encoding 4-hydroxy-3-methylbut-2-enyl diphosphate reductase, with amino-acid sequence MVPTVDMGIPGASRSARPVTHVPTRKRVLLAEPRGYCAGVDRAVETVERALEKHGAPVYVRHEIVHNRHVVDTLAKAGAVFVEETDQVPEGAIVVFSAHGVAPTVYAVAAERNLQTIDATCPLVTKVHNEARRFARDDYDILLIGHEGHEEVVGTAGEAPDHVQLVDGVQAVDQVTVRDENKVVWLSQTTLSVDETMEIVEKLRQRFPTLQDPPSDDICYATQNRQVAVKAMAPECQLVIVVGSRNSSNSVRLVEVALGAGAKTAHLVDWADDIDPAWLEGVTTVGVTSGASVPEVLVRGVLERLAELGYDVVQPVTTANETLVFALPREIRPAR; translated from the coding sequence ATGGTGCCGACTGTCGATATGGGGATCCCCGGTGCGTCGAGGTCGGCGAGACCGGTAACCCACGTCCCAACCCGTAAGCGGGTGCTGCTGGCCGAGCCGAGGGGCTACTGCGCAGGTGTGGACCGAGCCGTCGAGACGGTCGAGCGAGCACTGGAAAAGCACGGCGCGCCCGTCTACGTGCGGCATGAGATCGTGCACAACCGGCACGTTGTCGACACCCTGGCCAAGGCCGGGGCGGTGTTCGTCGAGGAGACCGACCAGGTTCCCGAGGGAGCCATTGTGGTGTTCTCCGCGCACGGGGTGGCGCCCACGGTCTACGCGGTCGCGGCCGAACGCAACCTGCAGACCATCGACGCCACCTGCCCGCTGGTCACGAAGGTGCACAACGAGGCCAGACGCTTTGCCCGCGACGATTACGACATCCTGCTGATCGGTCACGAGGGCCACGAAGAGGTTGTCGGCACCGCCGGGGAGGCGCCCGACCACGTGCAGCTGGTCGACGGCGTGCAAGCCGTCGACCAGGTGACGGTCCGCGACGAGAACAAGGTGGTCTGGCTGTCGCAGACCACGCTCTCCGTCGACGAGACCATGGAGATCGTCGAGAAACTGCGTCAGCGGTTCCCCACGCTGCAGGATCCGCCCAGCGACGACATCTGCTACGCCACCCAGAACCGGCAGGTGGCGGTCAAGGCGATGGCACCCGAATGCCAATTGGTGATCGTCGTCGGCTCCCGCAATTCGTCGAACTCGGTGCGGCTGGTCGAGGTGGCGCTGGGCGCCGGGGCCAAGACCGCCCACTTGGTCGATTGGGCTGACGACATCGACCCCGCCTGGCTGGAGGGCGTCACCACGGTCGGTGTCACGTCCGGCGCGTCGGTCCCCGAGGTACTGGTGCGCGGCGTGCTGGAACGGCTGGCCGAATTGGGCTACGACGTGGTGCAGCCGGTGACCACGGCCAACGAGACGCTGGTGTTTGCCCTGCCGCGGGAGATCCGTCCGGCAAGGTAA